From Lolium perenne isolate Kyuss_39 chromosome 5, Kyuss_2.0, whole genome shotgun sequence, a single genomic window includes:
- the LOC127300166 gene encoding xylan O-acetyltransferase 4, with product MLPTATPPSTTTSPAPSTPAPAPAASKPRPRHPLGLDTLASHARSLFAAGRRSPVTTLVCAIALLALVMYGEDARTIAELSIDDYLYPDADIYNVSGLPPVALPPPTCDLAHGRWVFDNASVPLYREKDCTTLTKQVTCLANGRPDHTWQYWTWQPSNCSLPTFDARRFMERMRGKRLMFVGDSLNRNQWESLVCMVQSVLNKGRTKLVKRGNFIVFHAKEYRATLEFYWAPFLVESNSDNPNFHTIVTRIIQPESIEVHAQNWRGVDYLIFNTYIWWLNTADIKVRRPESRHWSDHDEVPRVEAYERVLKTWATWLNDNIDPARTSVFFMTISPHHDSPDKWGNPNGIKCAKETLPVNYTQPLDLNHDMRLYDLVANTAKSMKKVPVTLIDITRMSDYRKDAHTSIYSVRQGYLLTPKQKADPQNFADCIHWCLPGVPDVWNQVLYTRIFSKSPPSPPTPTPTPTPTLPLPPQ from the exons ATGCTGCCCACAGCCACCCCACCCTCCACAACCACCTCGCCGGCCCCCTCCACCCCGGCCCCCGCTCCAGCCGCCTCCAAGCCGCGGCCGCGGCACCCGCTGGGGCTCGACACGCTCGCCTCCCACGCGCGGTCGCTCTTCGCCGCGGGCCGCCGCTCCCCGGTCACCACGCTCGTCTGCGCCATCGCGCTCCTCGCGCTCGTCATGTACGGCGAGGACGCGCGCACCATCGCCGAGCTctccatcgacgactacctctacCCGGACGCCGACATCTACAACGTCTCCGGCCTGCCCCCCGTCGCGCTGCCCCCGCCCACCTGCGACCTCGCGCACGGCCGCTGGGTCTTCGACAACGCCTCCGTCCCGCTCTACCGGGAGAAGGACTGCACCACGCTCACCAAGCAGGTCACCTGCCTCGCCAACGGCCGCCCCGACCACACATGGCAGTACTGGACATGGCAGCCCAGCAACTGCTCCCTACCCAC GTTCGATGCCCGGAGGTTCATGGAgaggatgagggggaagcggctCATGTTCGTGGGGGACTCGCTCAACAGGAACCAGTGGGAGTCGCTGGTGTGCATGGTGCAGTCCGTGCTCAACAAGGGGAGGACCAAGTTAGTCAAGAGGGGCAACTTCATCGTCTTCCACGCCAAGGAGTACCGTGCCACGCTCGAGTTCTACTGGGCACCGTTCCTCGTCGAGTCCAACTCCGACAACCCCAATTTCCACACCATCGTCACCCGGATCATACAGCCCGAAAGCATCGAGGTTCACGCGCAAAACTGGAGGGGCGTCGACTACCTCATCTTCAACACGTACATCTGGTGGCTCAACACCGCCGACATTAAAGTCCG GAGGCCCGAATCAAGGCATTGGTCGGACCATGACGAGGTGCCGAGGGTCGAGGCATATGAGCGGGTGCTAAAGACATGGGCGACCTGGCTGAATGACAATATCGATCCCGCGCGGACATCAGTCTTCTTCATGACAATTTCTCCTCATCACGACAG TCCAGATAAATGGGGAAACCCCAATGGGATCAAATGCGCAAAGGAGACGCTCCCGGTAAACTACACCCAGCCCCTCGACCTCAACCATGACATGCGGCTTTATGACCTGGTAGCAAACACAGCCAAGTCCATGAAGAAAGTTCCGGTCACATTGATCGACATCACGAGGATGTCAGATTACAGGAAGGATGCCCACACATCCATCTATTCCGTCCGACAGGGGTATCTGCTGACGCCAAAGCAGAAGGCCGATCCACAGAATTTTGCTGACTGCATCCATTGGTGCCTTCCTGGCGTCCCAGACGTCTGGAACCAGGTACTCTACACAAGGATCTTCTCGAAATCACCCCCTTCTCCGCCAACTCCAACTCCAACTCCAACTCCAACTCTTCCTCTCCCTCCCCAATGA